In Setaria italica strain Yugu1 chromosome I, Setaria_italica_v2.0, whole genome shotgun sequence, the genomic window AATCTCTGAGTGAAAAATATCTGGGCATGCCGACAGATGTAGACGAGCTGATAGATCACACGACGATCTCATGGAACGTTCAAAAGTTTCATGCTGTTTTTTGTCCGTTTGATGTTGAGGCGATTCTGAATATATCCGTCTGCACTCGGAGACAAGGGGATTTCTGGGCAGGGCACCATGAAAAGTTTGTTCACCTTATAGGATGTTGGTTGTAAACAAAGAATGAGCTACAACATATCTAGAGAATATTGCTGGGAGATCAGATTTAAGATTTAAGGTTTGAGAAAAATGAATGGAAGTCGCTACGACAGGTTAAGGTACCATCAAAGATACATGTGTTCTTGTGGAGGCTTGTTCATCACTCCTTGCCGTCAGGTGATGTACTGCACCATAGGAACATGGCTACTCGAAGCACCTATTCGATCTGTGGTATGCTTGATTCTTGGAAGCACTCATTGATAGAGTACAATATTGCGAAATGCGTGCAGGCTCTAGAACACGAGGAAATTACACAGCTGATTAGTGAAACTCGGGAAACTGAGCCTAGGGGATGGTTAGCGGCTATTATCAGCTTGCTAAAGCATGAGGATCTGACGAGGATGGCAGTCACTCTTTGGGCCATCTGGTATGCTCGCAAGAAGGCGATCCATGAGAGCTCTTTTCAGAGTCCTTTATCTACTCACTGTCTTGTGAACAATTTTATAGATGACCTGGAGATGATCAAGACGGTGCAGGTTGTAGGAAACTTTCGGGAGCGTCTGCGCTGGTGATTCGTGGACTCTCAGATGCAGAGATCGTCGAGACTATTGTGTGTAGGGAAGGCTTGGCGTTGGAGAGTGACCTCATGGTTCAACACTTTAGGCTAGTCTCGGACAATGTTAATGTGATCAGAGGAATCAAGGAGGAAAAAATGGCCGCTCAGGGCCATATCATCAAGGAGCAGCGCAATTTGATACTGCTGATTTTGTTCATGAAAACAGGCACTCCAATGTGGATGCTCACACCATCACAAGGAGTGCGATTTATGTTGAGTTTGGTAGGTAAGTGTGACTGTTAAATCCGCCTCAAAACGTTTGTAACTCTTATAACTCTGTTGATGAATAAAGAGTtacgaaaaagaaaaagcagTGTTCTTGGTTGGGATTCCGATTATGGAAGTATGGAACGATATACTAGCTGTAGCACCAATGATTTATTCGtggtttttcttctttttcgcCAATACTTTTGTTTCTGAAAACTTAGATTGACGGTTTCTTTTTTGAAATCTTATGCTGATATTTTTTTGAAGAGTGGAACATGATGTAATGTGCTACAGTACCGCCGGCAAGCCTATGGTCGGTCATGTGGGGCAAAAGAACAAGACGAACAGAAAGGAAGGGCCTACGGGAGGGGAGGCCGGTGGCAGATCCACTCCTTCCATAACTTCCCGACACACCGAAGCACCGAACAGAACGTTTGGAGCACCAACCCTGTAGATTGCTCCACGGCTTCAGTACGCTCGAACATTTCGCATCAGTCCTTAAAAGCGTCGACGAGTTATTAAAAAAAGCGTTGATGACTTGATgtggatgagatgagatgaCTCCGTACATCGCGTTTCTTCTTCATGCTCATGCTCTTTGCTTTGGAAGATGAAGCTCTGACAAAACGAACCCAGCTGACAGTTGACATGTGCTGCTGTGTGTCACCGACGAGAAGTCCGGACGGAGATCGACTGCTCCGTCTGGTCTTGGTCGACCGCGTAGCAGTTCGTACACGCTGCCGGAGACGGCGCGCACGTGCCACTGGCGTATCTGCGCGCGACAAACACCGGGCACCTGCTTCGTCGCATCTTCGTCCGGCTCACCAACCCCCCCTAGTTCAGATGGCACATCACAGAGAAAGGCCCGATCAGGGCTTTTTTCAGAGTCTCATTTCACGGAAGGCGGCAGCAACCAAAAAAGGCAGCTACTTCCATTGGCATCACCAGCTTCTAAAGATCTCGTCTTGTTGCCAAAGGTTCGCATTGTTCAATTGGCGAAACTCTTATCACACAATGTAGTTCAGGAAGCAGAGGATGAAAGgtaagcaatgcaatgcatatCTGTTATTCAGAAGATTGCTGTCATGTCTTTTACACATCCGAATCCAGTGAGAAACAAAACATAAATACAGTCATCTGTTGCTCTTCATCAGTCCTAAAGTTACATAATGCGTGTAACTTCTGTACAAACCCTGAACTAAAACGACAAGCACTCCTCAGCAATCCTGCAAAAACCACACTACAAATCATCCAATAGCAGCTCTGAGATTTTTCTTTTCACAGGGGGCAGAGAGGACACCGCACGAGCCCGTTCTCGTTGCACTCGGGGCACCGCCTGAAGGTGCCCACCTCCTCGAGGAACACCTTGCAGCTGCCGGAGCACTCCTCGCAGGGCACGAaccgcacgccgccgcagccggagCACGCGTCCAGGGCAATAATGCCCttgccgccggcgcccggcgggggCGCCATCTCGCAGGCCTCCAGCGCCTTCGACAGCTCGCCGGCCTCGTGCATCCGGCGGATCTCCTCGGCGCTGCCCAGGTGCCTGCCGTCCGCGAACACCTGCGGGAGCCTGCCGGCGGGGGCGCCCAGCGCGTCGTGGAGCTCGTCCTTGAACCCGGCGTGCATCGACAGGTCCCGCTCGTCGACGCGCACGCCGTAGCCGTGGAGGATGGACCGGGTGGACCAGCAGTCCTCGTACGTCTTGCGGATGCCCCGGAGGCTGGTCAGGTACAGCACCACCTTCCTGGCACTGtccggcgggggtgggggagccGGGGGCTTCGGCGGCGCCAGCTTGGCGAGCTTCGCGTCGATCCTCTGCTGGAACGCGCTGACCCGCGCGCGCACGATGCCCGGGAACCTCTGTATCTCGCGCTTCTTgacgccgtcctcgccgccgaccaGGCCGTCAGGCTTCTTGTTACTGACGCAGTCCTCGTTGCCCGGGTCGGCTGGCGGCGGGGATATCTCATCGAGCGCCTTCCGGAACGCCGCGATGACGTCCGGATCGAACTCCGGCGATCCCGGCGCCGACTTCTCCCGGCggtcctcgccgtcggcggcgtcgccgtcctcctcctccttgtcatCGAGGCCGTCCATGAGCTCCCACACGTTGATCACCTCGGGCTCCCGTACCGGCGTCTTTGCCGGTGATCCCGGCACCTGCTTCTGCCGCCTGACCATCAGCTGCTGCTTCACCGGCGGCGTCTTggccgcgccgacgccgccgtcgtcgcgccacTTCATCATCTCCTCGTCCCGGTCGAGGCTGAGCGACCCGAGCGTGGACGACTTGAGCGCTACGGTGTGGTGCACGCTCCCGGTGACCGGCCCGGAGCAGCTCCGCGCGTACGGcgaccggccgccgccaccgcggacgccgccgcgcaGCGCGTGCCTGGACCCCGTGCAGCCCATCGGACACCCACCACCACTGTACAATCCGGAAACCCACCACCACAGATCGGCAGCGCGAAGGCACAGCTCAATGTCGGCGCGGAGCCTTCTGGGAGCGCTGGACCATCCCTCGACAAGAACCGATCAGCTGGACCAAGAACAGCTGCGGCCAGTTCAGAGGGACGAGCAGGTATAGCTGGGCGTGTCGCCACCGCCCCGCCCT contains:
- the LOC101768989 gene encoding uncharacterized protein At3g28850, producing MGCTGSRHALRGGVRGGGGRSPYARSCSGPVTGSVHHTVALKSSTLGSLSLDRDEEMMKWRDDGGVGAAKTPPVKQQLMVRRQKQVPGSPAKTPVREPEVINVWELMDGLDDKEEEDGDAADGEDRREKSAPGSPEFDPDVIAAFRKALDEISPPPADPGNEDCVSNKKPDGLVGGEDGVKKREIQRFPGIVRARVSAFQQRIDAKLAKLAPPKPPAPPPPPDSARKVVLYLTSLRGIRKTYEDCWSTRSILHGYGVRVDERDLSMHAGFKDELHDALGAPAGRLPQVFADGRHLGSAEEIRRMHEAGELSKALEACEMAPPPGAGGKGIIALDACSGCGGVRFVPCEECSGSCKVFLEEVGTFRRCPECNENGLVRCPLCPL